In the genome of Bacillus thuringiensis, the window GTTGGAGAAGGAATGTCTGCATTATGCCCTAATGAAATGGTGACAGAAAAAGATTTAGAAGATGTACTAAACATTTTCAATAGTTTTGGTCAAACAGAGATCGTAAATGAAAAATTAATGGATGTTGTCACATCCGTAAGTGGTTCTTCACCAGCTTATGTATATATGATTATAGAAGCGATGGCAGATGCTGCTGTACTAGATGGTATGCCAAGAAATCAAGCATATAAATTCGCTGCTCAAGCTGTGTTAGGCTCTGCAAAAATGGTACTAGAAACAGGAATACATCCAGGTGAATTGAAAGATATGGTTTGTTCTCCTGGTGGAACGACAATAGAAGCTGTAGCGACATTAGAGGAAAAAGGATTACGAACAGCGATTATTTCAGCTATGCAACGTTGTACGCAAAAGTCTGTTGAACTATCTGGTCAAACTAAAAAGTAAAACTATAAAAGAGATTACGTCAGCTATGAATTCACATGAATTTAATTAAAAATTCACTACATGATAAACGGCCAAACTCATATATAATTGAGCTTGGCTGTTTCGTTTTTTAATTATATTAAAATAATTTAATTCGAATCTTCTTTAAAGGCTCTGTTTTATCCCTTACCTATTCCCTACTATGATTGTGTAATTTTATTAGAAACTAATAATTTTTCAATGCATTTCGGTAACATATCTAATAGTGTTTCAAATGCGTAGTTTACATCTAGACGTTCTGTCCATTGATGTGCATCTTTTCCTACCGGCCCCATATTTAATACTGGAACATCAAATTCTTCTAATTCCTGAAGCGGAATTGAATAACCTTTATCCCATAATGGCATATTGTCTACAAGCGAACTCATTGAATCCAGTGGATACTGCAAGCCTACATAGCTTAAATCTGAAATCCCCCCAAAATAATTTTGGTTTTCAAATGTAATTTTATGATTGTAGTGTGCATATTTTTCCATCTCTACAACTACCTCTTTTATTAAAGGATTGTTGCGTGAACTCACAGCTGGATAGTACGGCGGAGCGAAGAAAAGTACAATCATCGGTGCCTTTTCTTTACATAAAATCGCTAATTTATCTACTAAATCAATCGTTACCGCACGATCATCTTTATCTTCTCTATTTTTTATAATATTAGATTGAATATGATTTATTTTTTCTTGTCCATGTTGCTCAATTGCATATGTGATAAGCTCTTCATACGTTAATACATTTACTTTGAGATTAGGTGGTATGAACGGATTATATTTAGAAAAACGATATGCATGTTTTTCATACGAATCTTCTATTTTCTCTGCCACTTTCGTTACTTTTTGACGTAACAATGAAACTACATCTGTCATTGATTTTTCTAATAAAAACAAATTAAATAATGTAACTGCACGATGTGGAATTTGTACAGAATAATCCTCTTTTAAGTCCCTTTGAAGTAAGTTAGTTGGCGGAGGACTCGCTTCCCCTTCTACAATATCACAAAGGTCTGTGTTTAACTCTAATTCTGCTGTTATTAATGAGGCCATATAACTCCCATTTAAGCCTGCAAAAGGTTCACCTACATGTGTCTCTTTTCCGTAGCAAAGAAAACCAGGTAACACTTTACCAATAGAGCCAGTGTAAATATACTTATTTTGGTCACCAGGATGTCTTGAAAACATAGGCTCTGAGTTTAAGACCGTTTTATAATCTAAGTTATGCTCTCTTGCTAAATCTAACAGTCTCGGAACAGCGGCCCTCATCCCTACAGAATTCACTTCTTCATCTGGTACAGCCAATAAAAGAACATTCCCATCGAATCTTCCTTCACATGCTTGTTCAATCATTGCCATTTGTAATGCAAGGCCGCATTTCATATCCATTGTTCCCCTACCAAACAGCCATTCTCCATGTTCTATATCTTCACGTACATGGTCTGGAAGTTCATCTTTATGAGAATAAAACATAGATGTTAACTTTTTAGGATTAAATGCATCTTCTTTCCACACTCCGTAATCTTGTACATCTACAACATCAAAGTGACTTACTAGAATTACAGTATTTTTTGTACTATCGCTTTTCTTTACTAGTGCTGTAACAAAATATCGTCCGTCCCCTGTCGTTTTTTTTTGTAAATGCTGCGGGTTTTCTTTGAAATACTGTAATTCAGATAATTGTTCCACAACAAAGTCTGGCAATATTACTTCAGCTTCTGAACCGGTAATACTAGGAATTTCAACAAGACTGCTTAATAATTGAATCAATTGTTCTTTTGATTGCCACTTTGACATATAAATCCCCCTATTTTTCCGCATTATGAAAACAAATTCCAGTATACGAATAAAAAATGACGACAGCTATCAAAATTATATTTCTGATGTACTGCCGATTTTTATTGATATTTCATGAGCTGCTTGTTTTACCTTGCTAATAAGAAAAGATAGTCGATCATCATTAATACGATGACTAATTAATCCAACACTTAATGCTCCTACTACTTTATGATTAAATCCGATAATAGGTGCAGCTACTGAAGCTGTCCCTTCTGTTTTTTCACCATAACTGACAGCATATCCTTCATTTTTTATTTGCTTTATTTGATTAAGAAGAATTTGCTTTTGTTCTGGTAATGAAGAAAGTAAATTTTCTACAA includes:
- the proC gene encoding pyrroline-5-carboxylate reductase — protein: MDKQIGFIGCGNMGMAMIGGMINKNIVSSNHIICSDLNTANLKNASEKYGLTTTTDNNKVAKNADILILSIKPDLYASIINEIKEVIKNDAIIITIAAGKSIESTENAFNQKLKVVRVMPNTPALVGEGMSALCPNEMVTEKDLEDVLNIFNSFGQTEIVNEKLMDVVTSVSGSSPAYVYMIIEAMADAAVLDGMPRNQAYKFAAQAVLGSAKMVLETGIHPGELKDMVCSPGGTTIEAVATLEEKGLRTAIISAMQRCTQKSVELSGQTKK
- a CDS encoding M20/M25/M40 family metallo-hydrolase, translating into MRKNRGIYMSKWQSKEQLIQLLSSLVEIPSITGSEAEVILPDFVVEQLSELQYFKENPQHLQKKTTGDGRYFVTALVKKSDSTKNTVILVSHFDVVDVQDYGVWKEDAFNPKKLTSMFYSHKDELPDHVREDIEHGEWLFGRGTMDMKCGLALQMAMIEQACEGRFDGNVLLLAVPDEEVNSVGMRAAVPRLLDLAREHNLDYKTVLNSEPMFSRHPGDQNKYIYTGSIGKVLPGFLCYGKETHVGEPFAGLNGSYMASLITAELELNTDLCDIVEGEASPPPTNLLQRDLKEDYSVQIPHRAVTLFNLFLLEKSMTDVVSLLRQKVTKVAEKIEDSYEKHAYRFSKYNPFIPPNLKVNVLTYEELITYAIEQHGQEKINHIQSNIIKNREDKDDRAVTIDLVDKLAILCKEKAPMIVLFFAPPYYPAVSSRNNPLIKEVVVEMEKYAHYNHKITFENQNYFGGISDLSYVGLQYPLDSMSSLVDNMPLWDKGYSIPLQELEEFDVPVLNMGPVGKDAHQWTERLDVNYAFETLLDMLPKCIEKLLVSNKITQS